In Flavobacteriales bacterium, the following are encoded in one genomic region:
- a CDS encoding patatin-like phospholipase family protein: MKKKKIALVLSGGGFNGAFQVGALNYIQENWNKITGLTSPMKFDLIAGVSAGALNGALIAMNKLDLLNDLWINKIGKNGVTEIYTSDIIDTSSTSSEIKLKVDLKSISKRLIPEIDLQFGFLKKLGLVFSKKKRKQILDKLLSKVEKGIKVNYSNLKSVADNTPLKRKLEKYISQREMKGTKYYCGFVSLDTGKYHSVHSDSFLTNEDFINGILASTAIPVVWKPVPKINFRTPSGIVCSTNNVDGGVRNVSPLGDIIKLINEEDAEYKIIVINCNSGTVKQEDFGKKSIGAITSRSVYDIALTEIFNNDVNHFMKINELVKQTKQVCDNVILKNKYAKELKAFDAVVINPHKDIDLGSALVANEDLISYRILHGRAMAKEAFENYQQ; this comes from the coding sequence ATGAAAAAGAAAAAAATAGCATTAGTTCTCTCTGGCGGAGGTTTTAACGGAGCATTCCAAGTGGGAGCTTTAAACTATATCCAAGAGAACTGGAATAAAATAACAGGCTTAACTTCTCCAATGAAATTCGATTTAATTGCAGGAGTTAGTGCAGGAGCACTCAATGGTGCATTAATTGCCATGAACAAACTCGATTTGTTAAACGATTTATGGATTAATAAAATTGGAAAGAATGGGGTAACCGAAATTTATACTTCTGATATTATTGATACAAGTTCAACTTCATCAGAAATTAAACTGAAAGTTGATTTAAAAAGTATTTCCAAAAGATTAATTCCAGAGATTGATTTACAATTTGGATTCTTAAAGAAGCTTGGCTTAGTGTTTTCAAAGAAAAAAAGAAAACAAATCTTGGATAAGCTTTTATCTAAAGTGGAGAAAGGAATTAAGGTTAATTACTCCAACTTAAAATCAGTAGCAGACAATACGCCACTAAAAAGAAAGTTAGAAAAGTATATTTCTCAAAGAGAAATGAAAGGAACTAAATACTATTGTGGCTTTGTTTCGTTAGATACAGGTAAATACCATAGTGTTCATTCTGATAGTTTTTTAACCAATGAAGATTTTATTAATGGGATTTTAGCCTCAACAGCTATTCCTGTAGTATGGAAGCCTGTTCCTAAAATTAATTTTAGAACTCCATCAGGAATTGTATGCAGTACAAATAATGTTGATGGTGGAGTAAGAAACGTTTCTCCTTTAGGAGATATTATCAAGCTTATCAATGAAGAAGATGCTGAATACAAAATCATTGTCATTAATTGCAATAGTGGAACTGTAAAGCAAGAAGATTTTGGAAAAAAGTCCATAGGTGCAATTACTTCTCGTTCGGTTTATGATATTGCCCTAACAGAGATTTTTAATAATGATGTCAATCATTTTATGAAAATCAATGAATTGGTAAAGCAAACAAAACAAGTTTGTGATAATGTAATTCTTAAAAACAAGTATGCTAAAGAACTCAAAGCTTTTGATGCAGTTGTTATTAATCCTCATAAAGACATTGATTTAGGAAGTGCCTTGGTTGCGAATGAGGACTTAATCAGTTACCGCATTCTACACGGTAGAGCAATGGCTAAAGAAGCCTTTGAAAATTATCAACAGTGA
- a CDS encoding DNA repair protein RadA, producing MITIRNYYSEINKLDKNTLPDTLQKSWEFVDEATTNGSDWSLYEEDDDIKTVVDLYIDKLNSFIADHSSTRKKETKTRSPQPKVSKRKTSKSITKRVVKKAPSSKELAYRKADKVERISDELKMIKRFVLMHDKVKTQNQIRLFINALQKAIMEKRIRKTSPFSKEIAEIQDALINLHSKLAGGRSIQVEISEQKRARYLTLVGKQAELHSVKFIKSYINLQGKTIENIKAKRLYNRIANAVNNGKLTKKDKYWNEIENILSTLKSFVKKNVEHGELLVSSKELNGLQGILSECACEEINGVQSVPKNTIMSSTDIVNLSFNKLGFQGKWLNLIGDPSSGFTAMIFGKPKMGKSYLAVDFAGYLARNHGTVLYVAREEGIDDTLQKKLKEKNVAHPDLYVSDYLPTDLSKYDFVFLDSVNKLGLSPEDLEELKHNYPETSFVYIFQTTKMGNFRGGNEFQHDVDVVIEVPKKGVATQFGRFNQGGEINIFS from the coding sequence ATGATTACGATTAGAAACTATTATAGCGAGATAAATAAATTAGATAAAAACACACTTCCAGACACTTTGCAAAAAAGTTGGGAGTTTGTAGATGAAGCTACTACTAATGGAAGCGATTGGTCATTATATGAAGAAGATGATGATATAAAAACAGTTGTTGATTTATACATTGATAAGTTAAATAGTTTTATTGCAGATCATTCTTCAACACGTAAAAAGGAAACCAAAACGAGGAGCCCCCAACCTAAAGTATCAAAAAGAAAAACATCAAAATCAATTACAAAAAGAGTAGTTAAGAAAGCCCCTAGTTCAAAAGAATTAGCTTACAGAAAAGCAGATAAGGTGGAGCGAATTAGTGATGAATTAAAAATGATAAAACGCTTTGTGTTGATGCACGATAAAGTTAAAACACAAAATCAAATACGATTATTCATTAATGCTTTACAAAAAGCTATCATGGAAAAACGTATTCGCAAAACATCTCCATTTTCAAAAGAAATAGCAGAAATTCAAGATGCTTTAATCAATCTGCATAGTAAACTAGCAGGCGGTAGAAGTATTCAAGTTGAAATTAGTGAACAGAAAAGAGCTAGATATTTAACCTTGGTAGGAAAACAGGCTGAATTACATTCTGTAAAGTTTATCAAAAGCTATATCAATCTTCAAGGAAAAACGATTGAAAACATTAAAGCAAAGAGATTATATAACCGAATTGCTAATGCAGTTAATAATGGAAAACTAACAAAGAAAGACAAATACTGGAATGAAATAGAAAATATACTTTCTACGCTCAAATCATTTGTAAAGAAAAATGTAGAGCATGGAGAGTTGTTGGTATCATCTAAAGAATTGAATGGATTACAGGGTATCCTCTCTGAGTGTGCGTGTGAGGAAATTAATGGAGTTCAATCAGTTCCAAAGAATACCATAATGAGCAGTACCGATATTGTAAACCTAAGTTTTAACAAGCTTGGTTTTCAAGGTAAATGGCTCAATCTCATTGGTGATCCGTCAAGTGGATTTACCGCAATGATTTTTGGGAAACCCAAAATGGGGAAATCATATTTAGCGGTAGATTTTGCAGGGTACTTGGCGAGAAACCATGGGACAGTTTTATATGTAGCTCGTGAAGAGGGGATTGACGATACGTTACAGAAAAAACTAAAAGAAAAAAATGTAGCTCACCCTGATCTTTATGTGAGTGACTATCTTCCAACTGACTTATCTAAATACGATTTTGTGTTTTTAGATAGTGTAAATAAGTTGGGGTTATCTCCAGAAGATTTAGAAGAGCTAAAACACAATTATCCTGAAACATCATTTGTATATATTTTCCAAACAACCAAAATGGGAAATTTCAGAGGGGGCAATGAATTTCAGCATGATGTAGATGTAGTGATTGAAGTACCCAAAAAAGGTGTAGCCACTCAATTCGGAAGATTCAATCAAGGTGGCGAAATCAACATATTTAGTTGA
- a CDS encoding outer membrane beta-barrel protein, which translates to MRYLFLITTLSLALTSFSQTVIKGKIVDEQQTPIPFSNVLILSTQDSSLIQGEFITDGVFEIKTTVRQFLLKITSVGFEDQLLSITQSTDLKTIQLQALTLDEITVTGKKLAFEQQDGITTINVANSIFQSTGSVNEILSKSPGVSISGANISVIGRGEALVYIDNKLSTTEALNAIPVSQIESIEIIKNPDASYDASGKAVILVHLKDLGLEGFQGKLLSHYTKAFYQLGYFDFSLNWHRNKLSVKTSGNINFGASGSIRIDSLNVPNIATPYQANATLNEKVSLNHVSNFLLGVKYQLAPKHELSMEYNGNRSFYELNVDTDIKQNYENQTKTIDALNKGTSLWATDIISGNYQWNIDSLGSRLFLGATYSAVSKDYADKISETAYLNQEQTLSNSNAENDNLSLLQIGQLDYSKVFANNSNLKMGLKHTTSVSYNAVRLKTLSNDSLANDIDNSYRYQEQVNAGYLNWKSNWKKGYYEIGTRVEHTTAIAHKAQENFNYIDTNYIGFFPNANWTTQLKKWTLTEKFNAKISRPNFSEITPYIYYLNAFTSVHGNPEIRPSYIYNLEHQFSNKKWGTTINLGVNHEKSPKIFIIFQDDSSTTDNTIRVENLKRYDQLYLEVGQGVDIKGITGYNMLNISFNQLEDDNLYFGEVGITPKFYFYSYTKFPIKKWFNFELLGSYTSQYSDGRRKLLPAGELGFGISKAFGNNKWFAQLFCNDVFQTSKERFELNLSGNTINGTAIDDTRFIRFTISYNFGKLKAIQYDHNNINETELNRAN; encoded by the coding sequence ATGCGATATCTTTTTCTCATCACTACATTAAGCTTAGCTTTAACTTCCTTTTCACAAACAGTAATTAAGGGAAAAATTGTTGATGAACAACAAACTCCTATTCCCTTTTCAAATGTATTGATTCTTTCTACTCAAGACTCTTCCTTAATTCAAGGTGAGTTTATTACCGATGGAGTTTTTGAAATTAAAACAACAGTTCGCCAGTTTCTGTTAAAAATTACCAGTGTTGGTTTTGAAGATCAATTGCTTTCCATTACCCAAAGTACAGATTTAAAAACAATTCAACTTCAAGCATTAACGCTCGATGAAATAACCGTAACGGGAAAGAAATTAGCTTTTGAACAACAGGATGGGATCACCACAATCAATGTTGCCAATTCTATTTTTCAAAGTACAGGTTCTGTAAATGAAATTCTATCCAAATCTCCAGGAGTCAGCATTTCAGGAGCCAATATCTCTGTAATTGGTAGAGGTGAAGCTTTGGTCTATATTGATAATAAACTGAGCACTACTGAGGCCTTAAACGCCATCCCTGTATCACAAATTGAATCCATAGAAATCATCAAAAACCCTGATGCTAGTTACGATGCTTCTGGGAAAGCTGTAATTTTAGTTCACCTAAAAGATTTAGGGTTAGAAGGGTTTCAAGGAAAACTCTTAAGCCATTACACCAAAGCTTTTTATCAATTGGGTTACTTCGACTTTAGTTTAAATTGGCATCGAAATAAGTTGAGTGTTAAAACTTCTGGAAACATTAATTTTGGCGCTTCTGGCTCTATTAGAATCGATAGCTTAAATGTTCCTAATATCGCAACTCCATACCAAGCCAATGCAACTCTTAATGAAAAAGTAAGCTTGAATCATGTCAGTAATTTTCTACTGGGAGTAAAATACCAACTCGCTCCCAAACATGAACTTTCTATGGAGTATAATGGAAACCGCAGTTTCTATGAGTTAAATGTTGACACAGACATTAAACAAAACTATGAAAACCAAACCAAGACCATCGACGCGCTGAATAAAGGGACAAGCCTTTGGGCTACGGATATTATTTCGGGAAATTATCAATGGAACATCGATTCTCTTGGAAGTCGTCTGTTTCTTGGAGCAACATATAGTGCCGTTTCTAAAGACTATGCGGATAAAATTTCTGAAACGGCTTATTTAAATCAAGAGCAAACACTTTCGAATTCAAATGCAGAAAATGATAACCTCAGTTTGCTACAAATTGGTCAATTGGATTATTCCAAAGTCTTTGCTAATAACTCCAACTTAAAAATGGGACTTAAACACACGACTTCGGTTTCTTATAATGCTGTTCGTTTAAAAACACTGAGTAACGATTCTCTCGCCAATGACATTGACAACTCTTATCGCTATCAGGAGCAGGTTAATGCGGGGTACCTCAACTGGAAAAGCAATTGGAAGAAAGGCTATTATGAAATTGGAACTCGCGTAGAACATACAACTGCTATTGCGCACAAAGCACAGGAGAATTTTAATTATATTGACACGAATTATATTGGCTTTTTTCCGAATGCCAATTGGACGACTCAATTAAAAAAGTGGACGCTAACAGAAAAGTTTAATGCTAAAATTAGCAGGCCTAATTTTAGTGAGATCACCCCTTATATTTACTATTTAAATGCCTTTACTTCTGTTCATGGAAATCCAGAAATCAGACCCAGCTATATCTACAACTTAGAACATCAGTTTTCGAATAAGAAATGGGGGACAACCATTAACCTAGGAGTAAATCATGAAAAATCTCCGAAAATCTTTATCATTTTCCAAGATGATTCTTCCACTACAGATAATACCATCCGCGTAGAGAACCTTAAACGTTATGATCAACTTTATTTAGAGGTTGGGCAAGGAGTAGATATAAAGGGAATTACTGGATATAATATGCTCAACATTAGTTTTAATCAACTTGAAGATGACAACCTTTATTTTGGGGAAGTAGGAATTACGCCTAAGTTTTATTTCTACTCCTATACTAAGTTTCCTATAAAAAAATGGTTCAACTTTGAATTATTAGGTAGTTATACTAGTCAATATTCTGATGGAAGAAGGAAGTTACTCCCAGCTGGTGAATTAGGTTTTGGAATTTCAAAAGCTTTTGGAAACAATAAATGGTTTGCACAACTCTTCTGCAATGATGTATTTCAGACGAGTAAAGAACGGTTTGAATTGAACTTAAGTGGGAATACCATTAATGGAACTGCTATTGATGACACCCGCTTTATTCGATTTACTATTAGTTACAATTTCGGAAAACTAAAAGCTATTCAATACGATCACAATAATATTAATGAAACAGAATTGAATAGGGCTAATTGA
- a CDS encoding strawberry notch C-terminal domain-containing protein: MKNVIVMSNQDQHIENKINVPELKIQYNRDNSKSIDRSISSSYDASKFFRSLFDTGELELRESLYVMFLNRANYPIGYYQHSVGGIDSTVADIRIIIGIALKALATGVIIAHNHPSGRVLASQSDIDLTKKLKEASSKFDIQVIDSLIIGKDEYNSLADSGLMGVNSPYPLPEFKPLIIQNDFVEYIRKNLKERNKLTRPQTEKQANRFGIIDRTKIKELTELAIVLEAREIAQSRSSVFEKFNNIKNLYEAQTNLSFRTSMSILLQQYSTPAPIGYLMGLFCGVNNSSKSLFEPSAGNGLLTITANPEQVIVNEIDPVRYENLTKQGYKEVMKIDASIQFQGMRKKFDAVITNPPFGRLDTGRNFDGFQIKKLDHLMALNALKTMKDNGKSAIIIGGHTKWDEKKRIQKGALRVFYNYLYKHYHVIDVIPISGKHLYSRQGTSFNTTLILIDGRKEKPRGVALIKNQQLANPVTDYNELFTRIQQNMKTLKQHKVASKESLRKKALKMKAMLLAQQLGAPYVPASDSCFVLDTHVPDAMEFEMHQAISRIKEDVGGDIDNFVRHRLGYKTKAQLCKALSAEQIDAVGMAIYNIEALNQAVIIGDQTGIGKGRVAASIIRYATQQGITPIFLTEKANLFSDIYRDLSAIGSAQLKPFIINARGSKTQIKDENGNVIYEALSKPEQDNAFKNRKVPSGHDFVVATYSQFNSAQKKPLKPQFLLEIAKGSIIIMDESHNSSGSSNTGIFMQSVLARTSGAVFLSATFAKRPDNMPIYAMKTAISEANMSKEELVEAISKGGVALQEVLASQLVAEGQMIRRERTYEGIEVNYITLQDKAKEHKAIADNITTIVRDIIAFQANHIDERVDELDSIAVAEGKEVNLREGTTEGGVDNQPYFSKVFNVINQMLFSIKAEAVADKAIARLKQGKKPIIAFASTMGSFIEQMENSSGLSVGVGDTVKADFSIVLEKGLDGVMRYTETLPNGEKEYKKFDLTELSYEAQEEYERISSNIRKISTGITISPIDVIVQKIEKAGYSVAEVTGRKLKLQLNLKSGMGVIENRKKINTNDAFREFNDNEIDVLLINQSGSTGASAHAIVTDKVSNAEVKQRVMIVLQPELDINTEVQKRGRINRTGQILKPIYDYVNSAIPAEQRLMMMLQKKLKSLDANTSSNQKQSNSILDVPDFLNKYGDKVVAEYLEENQEINDLLGNPLKIGTGSEFKDGGAHKVSGRVAVLSTKMQEDFYKDIKERYDTLVDYLKQSGEYDLEVEQLDLKAKVISSSIIKVGKGGNSSFGEDSVLEKVEANVLRKPFSADEVKNLIYQGLEGQTTEGLREKLTREYETFVANKLAETFQELESRYMRLKRDVSNEKKIQKLIQAEDPNVSEAIEKRKQELDEAYRKRVADEDKSAQNKKSYIRGLFKYFGVGKKLFYPVPSFDGTSQNQLAIFLGFGIDKKKTNPYAPSAIKLKFAIASSQKYIAIPASYIKDINAIKGASIGITDYDIDNNIEQWDEQIKSTTKDRSVRYIVTGNILQAFASFKGKLVSYTTDNNEIKKGILMPEHWSAETETKGKVIVPIAKATKIIKSMSNGSSIFGTGNISFFKLYDNRYRVSVPASRKKGGEIYLNENLLKLVENNVFEKVGSQMTTHVPFEKIEPFLTILQDSSGVTISVTQNQIDAVGLVVTKTKKRVKIQAPPKEIIPKMNTKVLKLKANALKLKLELLSFA, encoded by the coding sequence TTGAAGAATGTAATAGTAATGAGTAATCAAGATCAACATATTGAAAATAAAATTAATGTTCCTGAATTGAAAATTCAATACAACAGGGATAATAGTAAAAGTATTGATAGAAGTATTTCTAGTTCTTATGATGCTTCGAAATTCTTTAGATCATTATTTGACACAGGTGAATTAGAGCTTAGGGAATCTTTGTATGTCATGTTTTTAAACAGAGCCAACTACCCAATAGGTTATTACCAGCATTCAGTTGGAGGAATAGATTCTACAGTTGCTGATATCAGGATTATAATTGGAATTGCATTAAAAGCATTAGCAACTGGAGTTATTATAGCACATAATCATCCTAGTGGAAGAGTTTTAGCTAGCCAATCTGATATAGATCTAACTAAAAAACTTAAAGAAGCTTCATCAAAATTTGATATTCAAGTTATTGATTCTTTAATAATTGGAAAAGATGAATATAACTCTCTTGCAGACTCTGGGTTAATGGGAGTCAATTCTCCTTACCCTTTACCTGAATTTAAACCATTAATTATCCAAAATGATTTTGTTGAATACATTAGAAAAAATCTTAAAGAACGTAACAAGTTAACACGTCCACAAACCGAAAAACAAGCAAATCGTTTCGGAATAATTGACCGTACTAAAATTAAGGAGTTAACAGAACTCGCTATTGTATTAGAAGCAAGAGAGATTGCTCAAAGTCGATCAAGTGTCTTTGAAAAATTCAACAATATTAAAAACCTCTATGAAGCTCAAACAAATCTATCTTTTAGGACAAGTATGAGCATTTTGCTTCAACAATATTCAACACCTGCCCCCATAGGATATTTAATGGGATTGTTTTGTGGAGTTAATAATAGTTCAAAATCACTCTTTGAACCCTCAGCAGGAAATGGACTTTTAACCATAACAGCTAATCCAGAACAAGTAATTGTTAATGAAATTGACCCTGTTCGATATGAAAACCTTACCAAACAAGGATATAAAGAAGTAATGAAAATAGATGCTTCAATACAATTTCAAGGAATGCGTAAAAAGTTTGATGCGGTCATTACAAACCCACCATTCGGAAGATTAGATACAGGAAGAAATTTTGATGGTTTTCAAATAAAAAAACTAGATCATTTAATGGCTTTGAACGCATTGAAAACCATGAAAGATAATGGTAAAAGTGCCATCATCATTGGAGGTCATACGAAGTGGGACGAAAAGAAAAGAATTCAAAAGGGAGCACTTCGTGTCTTTTATAATTATTTGTACAAGCATTATCATGTAATAGATGTTATACCAATTTCTGGTAAGCATCTTTATTCCAGACAAGGAACTTCCTTTAACACAACCTTAATACTCATTGACGGAAGAAAAGAAAAACCTAGAGGGGTAGCCCTAATTAAAAATCAACAATTAGCCAATCCAGTAACAGATTATAATGAACTATTCACAAGAATTCAGCAGAACATGAAAACTTTAAAACAACATAAAGTGGCAAGCAAAGAATCGCTAAGAAAAAAAGCACTTAAAATGAAAGCTATGTTATTAGCTCAGCAATTAGGAGCACCTTATGTTCCTGCATCAGATAGTTGTTTTGTATTAGATACTCATGTGCCAGATGCAATGGAATTTGAAATGCATCAAGCTATTAGCCGAATAAAAGAAGATGTTGGTGGAGATATAGATAATTTTGTTCGTCATAGATTAGGTTACAAAACAAAAGCTCAACTATGTAAAGCCTTATCAGCCGAACAAATTGATGCAGTTGGAATGGCTATTTACAATATTGAAGCCTTAAACCAAGCGGTAATAATTGGAGATCAAACAGGAATAGGAAAAGGAAGAGTTGCTGCTTCAATTATTCGTTACGCTACACAGCAAGGCATTACCCCCATATTTTTAACTGAAAAAGCCAATTTATTTTCCGATATATACAGAGATTTATCAGCCATTGGATCAGCACAGTTAAAACCATTTATCATAAATGCTAGAGGTAGCAAAACACAAATAAAAGACGAAAACGGAAATGTAATTTATGAGGCTTTAAGTAAGCCAGAACAAGACAATGCTTTTAAAAATAGAAAAGTACCCTCAGGACATGATTTTGTAGTAGCCACTTACTCACAATTTAATTCTGCTCAAAAGAAACCATTAAAACCTCAATTTCTTTTAGAGATAGCAAAAGGCTCAATCATTATTATGGATGAAAGCCATAATTCAAGTGGTTCATCAAACACAGGGATTTTTATGCAAAGTGTATTGGCTAGAACATCAGGAGCGGTATTCCTTTCCGCAACCTTTGCTAAACGTCCAGATAACATGCCCATTTATGCTATGAAAACAGCCATTTCTGAAGCTAATATGTCAAAAGAAGAATTGGTTGAAGCTATTTCAAAAGGAGGAGTTGCTTTGCAAGAAGTTTTGGCTAGTCAATTAGTAGCCGAAGGGCAAATGATTAGAAGAGAGCGAACCTATGAGGGAATAGAAGTAAATTACATTACCCTTCAAGATAAAGCAAAAGAACATAAAGCCATAGCAGATAATATCACAACAATTGTTAGAGATATAATTGCATTCCAAGCAAATCATATTGATGAGCGAGTAGATGAGTTGGATAGCATTGCAGTAGCCGAGGGCAAGGAAGTTAATTTAAGAGAAGGAACTACTGAGGGAGGAGTTGATAATCAACCCTATTTTTCAAAAGTATTTAATGTGATTAATCAAATGCTTTTTTCAATCAAAGCAGAAGCAGTTGCCGATAAAGCCATAGCTAGATTAAAACAAGGTAAAAAGCCAATTATAGCTTTTGCTAGTACAATGGGAAGTTTTATCGAACAAATGGAAAATAGTAGTGGGCTGTCTGTTGGAGTTGGCGATACAGTCAAGGCTGATTTTTCAATCGTATTAGAAAAAGGATTGGATGGAGTAATGCGATATACTGAAACACTTCCAAACGGAGAAAAGGAATATAAAAAGTTTGATCTAACTGAACTTTCCTATGAAGCACAAGAAGAGTACGAAAGAATCTCATCTAATATCAGAAAAATCTCAACTGGAATAACTATTTCGCCAATAGATGTTATTGTTCAGAAAATTGAAAAGGCAGGTTATTCTGTTGCAGAGGTCACAGGGAGGAAATTGAAATTACAACTCAACCTTAAATCTGGAATGGGAGTTATTGAAAATCGTAAAAAGATAAATACGAATGATGCCTTTAGAGAATTTAACGATAATGAAATAGATGTATTATTGATTAATCAATCTGGAAGTACAGGAGCTTCCGCTCATGCTATTGTAACTGACAAAGTATCTAATGCAGAAGTAAAGCAAAGAGTAATGATAGTTTTACAGCCAGAGTTAGACATCAATACAGAAGTTCAAAAAAGAGGAAGAATTAATCGTACAGGTCAAATCTTAAAACCAATCTACGATTATGTTAACTCGGCAATTCCTGCCGAACAAAGATTAATGATGATGCTTCAAAAGAAATTAAAAAGTTTGGATGCAAATACTTCTTCAAACCAAAAACAAAGTAACAGTATTTTAGATGTTCCAGACTTTCTAAATAAATATGGAGATAAAGTAGTTGCTGAATACTTAGAGGAGAATCAAGAAATCAATGATTTATTAGGTAATCCATTAAAGATAGGAACAGGATCAGAATTTAAAGATGGAGGTGCTCATAAAGTATCAGGTCGTGTAGCAGTTTTATCCACTAAAATGCAAGAAGACTTTTATAAAGACATCAAAGAGCGATATGACACTTTAGTTGATTACCTAAAACAGTCTGGCGAATACGATTTGGAAGTTGAACAATTAGATTTAAAAGCAAAAGTAATCTCATCTAGTATTATAAAAGTTGGTAAAGGTGGGAATTCAAGTTTTGGAGAAGATAGTGTTTTAGAAAAAGTAGAAGCTAATGTTTTAAGAAAGCCTTTTAGTGCAGATGAAGTTAAAAATTTGATTTATCAAGGGCTTGAAGGTCAAACAACAGAAGGTTTAAGGGAAAAGCTAACAAGAGAATACGAAACTTTTGTAGCTAATAAATTAGCAGAAACTTTCCAAGAACTTGAATCAAGATATATGAGGTTGAAACGAGATGTTTCAAACGAAAAGAAAATACAAAAACTCATTCAAGCCGAAGACCCAAATGTTTCAGAAGCTATTGAAAAAAGAAAGCAAGAGTTAGATGAAGCATACAGAAAACGAGTTGCAGATGAAGATAAATCTGCACAAAATAAGAAGTCTTACATAAGAGGGTTATTCAAATATTTTGGAGTTGGAAAAAAGTTATTTTATCCTGTTCCTAGCTTTGATGGAACATCACAAAATCAATTAGCTATTTTTCTAGGATTTGGAATTGATAAAAAGAAAACAAACCCTTACGCTCCAAGTGCCATAAAACTAAAGTTTGCAATCGCTTCAAGTCAAAAGTACATTGCTATTCCTGCTAGTTACATTAAGGATATTAATGCTATAAAAGGTGCTAGTATTGGCATTACTGATTATGATATAGATAATAATATTGAACAGTGGGATGAGCAAATAAAATCAACAACTAAAGACAGGAGTGTTCGCTACATAGTAACTGGTAATATTCTTCAAGCCTTTGCAAGTTTTAAAGGAAAATTAGTCAGTTATACAACTGATAACAATGAAATAAAAAAAGGAATACTTATGCCCGAACATTGGTCAGCTGAAACAGAAACAAAAGGAAAAGTAATTGTTCCTATTGCTAAAGCTACCAAGATTATTAAATCCATGAGTAATGGTTCGTCTATTTTTGGAACAGGTAATATTTCATTTTTCAAGTTATATGATAACCGATATAGAGTTTCTGTTCCTGCTTCAAGAAAAAAAGGTGGAGAAATTTATTTGAATGAAAACTTACTCAAATTAGTTGAAAATAATGTGTTTGAAAAAGTAGGTTCGCAAATGACTACTCATGTTCCATTTGAGAAAATAGAGCCCTTTTTAACAATTCTTCAAGATAGTTCTGGAGTTACCATTAGTGTAACACAAAATCAAATTGATGCAGTTGGCTTGGTTGTTACCAAAACCAAAAAAAGAGTAAAAATTCAAGCACCACCCAAAGAGATTATTCCGAAAATGAACACCAAAGTATTGAAACTAAAAGCAAACGCATTAAAGCTAAAGCTAGAGTTGTTGTCTTTTGCATAG
- a CDS encoding LytTR family DNA-binding domain-containing protein, whose translation MKVVVIEDQIQLRKSLIHQIIEADLGFQVVGEADSVSKGIGVILQKQPDIVFFDIEIIEGSSFQILDALPKINFKTVFATAHGHFAIKAIKYSAFDFLLKPFRNEELIETLQKLKKEFGQKENYDEKFQLLFNELKGKENKKIAISSLDEIKYVLVNDIIRIEADRSYCEIFLADGTKMISSKSMKHYELLLPSANFIKVHRSHIINMNYVDAIIKSNGGFVKLKNQDEIPLSRRKKEEFLTILEQKIME comes from the coding sequence ATGAAAGTTGTTGTTATAGAAGACCAAATACAGCTTAGAAAAAGTTTGATACACCAGATTATTGAAGCCGATTTAGGCTTTCAAGTGGTGGGTGAGGCCGATAGTGTGAGCAAAGGAATAGGAGTAATCCTTCAAAAACAACCTGATATTGTCTTTTTTGATATTGAAATTATTGAGGGTTCTAGCTTTCAAATTTTAGATGCTTTACCAAAAATCAACTTTAAAACAGTATTCGCAACAGCTCATGGACATTTTGCGATTAAAGCCATTAAGTACAGTGCTTTCGATTTCCTATTAAAACCTTTTAGGAATGAAGAGTTAATTGAAACACTTCAAAAATTAAAAAAAGAGTTTGGACAAAAAGAAAACTATGATGAAAAGTTTCAATTGCTCTTTAACGAACTCAAAGGAAAAGAGAATAAAAAGATTGCGATTAGTTCCTTAGATGAAATCAAATACGTATTGGTCAATGATATCATTAGAATAGAAGCCGATCGCAGTTATTGTGAGATATTTCTCGCAGATGGAACCAAGATGATCAGTTCTAAAAGTATGAAGCATTATGAATTGTTATTGCCATCTGCTAATTTTATCAAAGTGCATCGCTCACACATCATTAATATGAATTATGTAGATGCCATTATTAAATCTAATGGTGGTTTTGTGAAGTTAAAAAATCAGGATGAAATACCACTTTCTAGAAGAAAAAAGGAAGAGTTTCTAACGATTTTAGAACAAAAAATAATGGAGTAG